A region of Carassius auratus strain Wakin chromosome 23, ASM336829v1, whole genome shotgun sequence DNA encodes the following proteins:
- the LOC113041711 gene encoding mucin-22-like, with the protein MTTSSGHMTGVTSGHSATSLDPASAWTETGSGTALIAAGSESALTAAGSESALSATGSGSALTAASSESALTPTGSGSALTAAGSDSALTAAGSESALTAAGSGSALTAAGSESALTAAGSGSALTAAGSESALTAAGSGSALTAAGSDSALTAAGSESALTAAGSESALSAAGSGSALTAAGSESALTAAGSGSALTAAGSGSALTAAGSESALTAAGSESALSATGSGSALTAAGSESALTAAGSESALTAAGSGSALTAAGSESALTAAGSEPALSAAGSESALSAAGSGSALTAAGSESVLTAACSESVLSAAGSESVLTAACSESVLSAAGSESALSAAGSESALSAAGSESALSAAGSGFALTAAGSESALTAAGSESALSAAGSESAITAAGSESVLTATGSESALTAAGSESAITAAGSESVLPAADLGSDRDGGPEEPLFLLFLLGRGAEAAAGSVTGWGSSVSGRADSDAEDSEADSHENRLPRFMWRLMGVGGASGFGEGCA; encoded by the coding sequence ATGACAACATCTTCGGGACACATGACAGGAGTGACCTCAGGACACTCAGCAACATCTCTGGACCCTGCATCGGCGTGGACAGAAACTGGCTCTGGAACCGCGCTCATTGCTGCTGGCTCGGAATCAGCGCTCACTGCTGCAGGCTCGGAATCAGCGCTCTCTGCTACAGGCTCAGGGTCTGCGCTCACTGCTGCTAGCTCAGAATCAGCGCTCACTCCTACAGGCTCGGGGTCTGCGCTCACTGCTGCAGGCTCGGATTCAGCGCTCACTGCTGCAGGCTCGGAATCAGCGCTCACTGCTGCAGGCTCGGGGTctgcgctcactgctgctggctcggaaTCAGCGCTCACTGCTGCAGGCTCGGGGTCTGCGCTCACTGCTGCAGGCTCGGAATCAGCGCTCACTGCTGCAGGCTCGGGGTCTGCGCTCACTGCTGCAGGCTCGGATTCAGCGCTCACTGCTGCAGGCTCGGAAtcagcgctcactgctgctggctcggaaTCAGCGCTCTCTGCTGCAGGCTCGGGGTCTGCCCTCACTGCTGCAGGCTCGGAATCAGCGCTCACTGCTGCAGGCTCGGGGTCTGCGCTCACTGCTGCAGGCTCGGGGTCTGCGCTCACTGCTGCAGGCTCGGAAtcagcgctcactgctgctggctcggaaTCAGCGCTCTCTGCTACAGGCTCGGGGTCTGCGCTCACTGCTGCAGGCTCGGAAtcagcgctcactgctgctggctcggaatcagcgctcactgctgctggctcggggtctgcgctcactgctgctggctcagAATCAGCGCTCACTGCAGCAGGCTCGGAACCAGCGCTCTCTGCTGCAGGCTCGGAATCAGCGCTCTCTGCTGCAGGCTCGGGGTCTGCGCTGACTGCTGCAGGCTCGGAATCAGTGCTCACTGCTGCATGCTCGGAATCAGTGCTCTCTGCTGCAGGCTCGGAATCAGTGCTCACTGCTGCATGCTCGGAATCAGTGCTCTCTGCTGCAGGCTCGGAATCAGCGCTCTCTGCTGCAGGCTCGGAATCAGCGCTCTCTGCTGCAGGCTCGGAATCAGCGCTCTCTGCTGCAGGCTCGGGGTTTGCGCTCACTGCTGCAGGCTCGGAATCAGCGCTCACTGCTGCAGGCTCGGAATCAGCGCTCTCTGCTGCAGGCTCGGAATCAGCGATTACTGCTGCAGGCTCGGAATCAGTGCTCACTGCTACAGGCTCGGAAtcagcgctcactgctgctggctcggaaTCAGCGATTACTGCTGCAGGCTCGGAATCAGTGCTCCCTGCGGCTGACTTGGGATCAGACAGAGACGGAGGACCGGAAGAACCCcttttcctcctctttctccttgGTCGCGGTGCAGAGGCTGCAGCTGGGTCGGTGACTGGTTGGGGAAGTTCAGTCTCCGGCAGGGCTGATTCAGATGCCGAGGATTCCGAGGCAGattcccatgaaaaccgtctccctcgcttcatgTGGAGACTGATGGgtgtgggaggtgcctcaggattcggggagggatgtgcctga